From a region of the Kwoniella mangroviensis CBS 8507 chromosome 1 map unlocalized Ctg01, whole genome shotgun sequence genome:
- a CDS encoding lipoyl synthase, mitochondrial has protein sequence MLRLTTSATSSASRIIAGPSVRRYLATAVPTSPSSSSTDDAAAPPRRKRFEKLDDGLTFDDFVSGEELPDVNERVVLGNTTQPRLPSFLKHPIPTGASYSNIKKELRGLGLHTVCEEAKCPNIGECWGGGKGNATATIMLMGDQCTRGCRFCSVKTARAPPPLDVHEPENTAEAISRWGLGYIVLTSVDRDDLVDGGAAHIASTISKIKQKAPKILVEALTPDFANKGKDTIHTVASSGLDVFAHNVETVERCTPFVRDRRAGFNQSLRVLEEAKIGAKKAGKEILTKSSIMLGVGEQKDEIHETLRRLRQSDVDVVTFGQYMRPTKKHMKVDRYVQPEEFAKWKEVAEGMGFLYVASGPLVRSSYKAGEFFIENVLKKRRAAAAEQAAAELSSQSAGAIPNASVASV, from the exons ATGCTCAGATTGACCACTTCAGCTACTTCCTCAGCCAGCAGGATCATTGCGGGACCATCCGTCCGTCGGTATCTCGCCACTGCCGttcctacttctccttcctcctcttctaccgATGATGCCGCCGCTCCTCCTCGACGTAAACGATTCGAAAAACTAGATGATGGGCTCACGTTCGATGACTTTGTATCGGGCGAGGAACTGCCTGATGTCAATGAAAGAGTGGTATTGGGTAACACAACGCA ACCTCGATTACCATCATTCCTCAAacatcccattcccactgGAGCGTCGTACAGTAATATAAAGAAGGAACTGAGAGGGTTGGGTTTGCATACCGTATGTGAAGAGGCGAAATGTCCTAACATCGGAGAATGTTGGGGCGGTGGGAAAGGCAATGCCACGGCGACTATCATG ctcATGGGTGATCAATGTACGCGAGGATGTCGATTCTGTTCAGTCAAGACCGCTCGAGCCCCGCCACCATTGGACGTGCACGAACCTGAGAACACTGCTGAGGCTATCAGTCGATGGGGATTGGGTTATATCGTTTTGACGAGTGTTGACcgagatg ACCTTGTCGATGGAGGTGCAGCTCACATCGCATCGACAATATCCAAGATCAAGCAGAAAGCGCCTAAAATCCTCGTCGAAGCATTAACACCCGATTTCGCCAACAAGGGAAAGGATACGATACACACAGTCGCTTCGTCGGGATTGGATGTGTTCGCCCATAATGTCGAGACTGTCGAGAGATGTACTCCATTCGTCAGAGATAGAAGAGCAGGATTCAACCAGAGTCTGAGGGTTTTAGAAGAAGCCAAGATTGGTGCCAAGAAGGCTGGCAAGGAGATATTGACGAAGAGTAGTATCATGTTGGGTGTTGGGGAGCAAAAGGATGAGATTCATGAAACTTTGAGGA GATTGAGACAGTCTGACGTCGATGTTGTCACTTTCGGTCAATACATGAGACCTACCAAGAAACACATGAAGGTCGATCGATATGTCCAGCCAGAAGAATTTGCTAAATGGAAGGAAGTGGCGGAGGGTATGGGTTTCTTGTACGTTGCTTCGGGACCTTTGGTCAGGTCAAgttacaag GCCGGAGAATTCTTCATTGAGAATGTGCTGAAGAAACGTCGAGCTGCCGCTGCCGAACAGGCCGCAGCTGagctttcttctcaatcAGCTGGAGCAATACCAAACGCGTCCGTAGCTAGCGTATAA